Proteins from a genomic interval of Nocardioidaceae bacterium:
- a CDS encoding N-acetyltransferase, with amino-acid sequence MSESQQVSVGYDASRQAYVAHLDGREVGHLVAERPDDRGESNPADTGPGVVVMPHTEVDDAAEGHGVGSALAREALDDVRRQGLVVQPVCPFVAGWIERHAAYADLVAG; translated from the coding sequence ATGAGTGAGAGCCAGCAGGTCAGTGTCGGGTACGACGCGTCGAGGCAGGCGTACGTCGCCCACCTCGACGGGCGGGAGGTCGGGCACCTCGTCGCCGAACGGCCCGACGATCGCGGTGAGTCCAACCCCGCGGACACCGGCCCGGGTGTGGTCGTCATGCCGCACACCGAGGTCGACGACGCGGCCGAAGGTCACGGCGTCGGGTCGGCCCTGGCGCGCGAGGCGTTGGACGACGTGCGCCGTCAGGGCCTCGTGGTGCAGCCTGTCTGCCCCTTCGTGGCGGGATGGATCGAGCGGCACGCCGCGTACGCCGACCTCGTCGCCGGCTGA
- a CDS encoding DUF2254 domain-containing protein gives MSAGVRPTTTPGLHHRGTSWWNQLWRPFWALPAALIVASAALGLTLPYLDTGDLPYVFSGGADSARTVLSSIIGGMISLTGLVFSITMVVLQQASSQFTPRILRQFLEARVVQVTLGVFTGTFVYGLTVLRTVQSANDGNDVTFVPQVSVTVAMVFVLVSVALFIAFIAYIMRSVQVSQVITDLTRATRDVVLRFEESADAPPRTAWSAPGGARADELLNGDRQGYVVAIRADDLARLAATHGVVVELELAIGQHVAPGARLGRVWHLPGDGGGDGADLDGTDLAGLRDAVRLEDDRLLTNDPMFGLRQLVDIAERALSPGVNDPTTAVQVVDFAETVLRAAGSLADPAPVLVDDDGHPRVVYRPWTFERMLALAVDEISRYGGSSPRVQRSLHDLLTSIEPAVRTEHAVLVRRWIRELEAHNAPEDVDEDEDADA, from the coding sequence GTGAGCGCCGGCGTACGCCCCACCACGACCCCGGGTCTGCACCACCGCGGCACGTCGTGGTGGAACCAGCTGTGGCGTCCGTTCTGGGCGCTGCCCGCCGCGCTGATCGTCGCGAGCGCGGCCCTGGGGCTCACACTCCCCTACCTCGACACCGGGGACCTGCCGTACGTGTTCTCCGGTGGCGCCGACTCGGCCCGCACGGTGCTCTCCTCGATCATCGGCGGGATGATCTCGCTGACCGGCCTGGTCTTCTCGATCACGATGGTGGTGCTGCAGCAGGCCAGCAGCCAGTTCACGCCGAGGATCCTCCGGCAGTTCCTCGAGGCCCGCGTGGTGCAGGTGACGCTGGGCGTGTTCACCGGCACCTTCGTCTACGGCCTCACGGTGCTGCGCACGGTGCAGAGCGCCAACGACGGCAACGACGTCACCTTCGTGCCGCAGGTGTCGGTGACGGTGGCGATGGTGTTCGTGCTGGTGAGCGTGGCGCTCTTCATCGCGTTCATCGCCTACATCATGCGGTCGGTCCAGGTCTCCCAGGTCATCACCGACCTCACCCGCGCCACCCGCGACGTCGTGCTCCGGTTCGAGGAGTCCGCCGACGCCCCGCCGCGAACGGCCTGGTCGGCACCCGGTGGTGCGCGCGCCGACGAGCTGCTCAACGGCGACCGGCAGGGCTACGTCGTGGCGATCCGGGCTGACGACCTCGCGCGGCTGGCCGCCACGCACGGCGTCGTCGTCGAGCTGGAGCTGGCGATCGGGCAGCACGTCGCACCGGGCGCCCGGCTCGGCCGGGTCTGGCACCTGCCCGGTGACGGAGGAGGCGATGGGGCCGACCTCGACGGCACCGACCTCGCCGGCCTGCGCGACGCCGTGCGGCTCGAGGACGACCGTCTGCTCACCAACGACCCCATGTTCGGGCTGCGCCAGCTCGTCGACATCGCCGAGCGCGCTCTCTCGCCCGGCGTCAACGACCCGACGACCGCCGTGCAGGTGGTGGACTTCGCCGAGACGGTGCTGCGCGCCGCGGGCTCGCTCGCCGACCCGGCTCCCGTGCTCGTCGACGACGACGGTCACCCCCGGGTGGTGTACCGCCCCTGGACCTTCGAGCGCATGCTCGCGCTGGCCGTGGACGAGATCTCCCGGTACGGCGGGAGCAGCCCCCGGGTACAGCGCTCCCTGCACGACCTGCTGACGTCGATCGAGCCCGCCGTGCGGACGGAACACGCGGTGCTCGTGCGACGTTGGATCCGTGAGCTCGAGGCGCACAACGCCCCCGAGGACGTCGACGAGGACGAGGACGCAGACGCATGA
- a CDS encoding haloacid dehalogenase type II — protein MAPPRLVVLDVNETLSDLGPMRHRFADAGLAETLVATWFAQVLRDGFSLSTLGTSSRFADLGRDVLHDLAPDLDEDAVDHVLAGFSALDLHPDVAPGLRAFSDAGTTVVTLSNGSTDVAEGLLARAGVRDLVDHVLSVDDVGVWKPHPRAYAHALRTCDVSPADALMVAVHPWDLHGAAHAGLDTAWITRDPRAWPSAFTPPTHRAEGLDAVAGLVRDS, from the coding sequence ATGGCCCCACCCCGACTCGTCGTGCTCGACGTGAACGAGACCCTCAGCGACCTCGGTCCGATGCGGCACCGCTTCGCGGACGCCGGTCTGGCCGAGACGCTGGTCGCGACCTGGTTCGCCCAGGTGCTCCGCGACGGCTTCTCGCTGTCCACGCTGGGGACGTCCTCGCGCTTCGCCGACCTCGGCCGCGACGTGCTGCACGACCTCGCCCCCGACCTCGACGAGGACGCCGTCGACCACGTGCTGGCCGGCTTCTCCGCGCTCGACCTGCACCCCGACGTCGCTCCTGGTCTGCGCGCATTCTCCGACGCGGGCACCACCGTGGTGACGCTCAGCAACGGGTCGACCGACGTGGCCGAGGGGCTGCTCGCACGTGCCGGCGTCCGCGACCTCGTCGACCACGTCCTCAGCGTCGACGACGTCGGGGTGTGGAAGCCGCACCCGCGGGCCTACGCCCACGCGCTGCGCACCTGCGACGTGTCGCCGGCCGACGCGCTGATGGTCGCGGTCCACCCCTGGGACCTGCACGGCGCCGCGCACGCCGGGCTCGACACAGCCTGGATCACGCGAGACCCCCGCGCCTGGCCCTCGGCGTTCACCCCTCCGACGCACCGTGCCGAGGGTCTGGACGCGGTCGCCGGCCTCGTCCGCGACTCGTGA
- a CDS encoding MerR family transcriptional regulator: MLTVKQAAQRAGISPTTLRAWERRYDVLEPGRTPAGYRIYDEAALDRLRTMAALVHAGWSPSKAADHIREQEGAVDRRTTPRRRPDGSVPDPAYLQLAEVAEALDSQEMERLLDTMFAREDLEEMLVDWLIPSMAEVGLAWAEQEISVAGEHVVSSAVLGRLSTRLQQTRSDADAPRVMVGLPEGARHELGAMTLALLLQRRGLQVQYLASDLPAEEWVRGASGGGAAAAVVVVPLAEDAGKATQALHALHVHGPRLRLYVGGPGAEAVEFTRAHVLGADLRESADLITRQLRAQRN; this comes from the coding sequence ATGTTGACCGTCAAGCAGGCCGCCCAGCGCGCCGGCATCTCGCCGACCACGCTGCGCGCCTGGGAGCGGCGGTACGACGTGCTCGAGCCCGGGCGTACGCCTGCCGGCTACCGCATCTACGACGAGGCCGCGCTCGATCGGCTGCGCACGATGGCGGCTCTGGTGCACGCCGGGTGGTCCCCCTCGAAGGCGGCCGACCACATCCGCGAGCAGGAGGGTGCCGTCGACCGGCGCACCACCCCTCGCCGGCGCCCCGACGGCTCCGTGCCCGACCCGGCCTACCTGCAGCTCGCCGAGGTCGCCGAGGCACTGGACAGCCAGGAGATGGAGCGGCTTCTCGACACGATGTTCGCCCGTGAGGATCTCGAGGAGATGCTCGTGGACTGGCTGATCCCCTCCATGGCCGAGGTCGGTCTCGCCTGGGCCGAGCAGGAGATCAGCGTCGCCGGCGAGCACGTGGTGTCCTCCGCCGTGCTCGGACGTCTCTCGACGCGGTTGCAGCAGACCCGCTCCGATGCGGACGCCCCCCGGGTCATGGTCGGTCTCCCCGAGGGTGCCCGCCACGAGCTGGGCGCGATGACGCTCGCGCTGCTGCTGCAGCGTCGCGGCCTGCAGGTGCAGTACCTCGCCTCCGACCTGCCCGCCGAGGAGTGGGTGCGGGGAGCCTCCGGCGGGGGTGCCGCGGCGGCCGTGGTGGTCGTCCCGCTGGCCGAGGACGCCGGCAAGGCCACCCAGGCGCTCCACGCCCTGCACGTGCACGGGCCGAGGCTGCGGCTCTACGTCGGGGGACCCGGCGCGGAGGCCGTCGAGTTCACCCGGGCGCACGTGCTCGGTGCCGACCTGCGCGAGAGCGCCGACCTGATCACCCGACAGCTCAGGGCGCAGCGCAATTGA
- a CDS encoding NAD(P)/FAD-dependent oxidoreductase, with the protein MTIPAAAPFLPDHVSVVVVGAGLSGIGAGYRLQTECPDRDYLILESREAMGGTWDLFRYPGIRSDSDMYTLGYPFKPWTDRQSIADGGSILDYIQETAAEFGIDEKIRYGVQVTGADYSTADARWTLSLRTPTGERTITCDFVYSCAGYYDYEQPHDPELVGLDDFGGQVVHPQFWPEDLDVAGKKVVVIGSGATAVTLVPSLAALGTEHVTMLQRTPSWIAAVPAQDKLANTLMSKLPEKLAYRIVRSKNIAFSIGFYQFCQTRPAAARKLLHAQLRKILGDQKMIDEHFTPPYDPWDQRLCAVPSADLFKALKKGSASIVTDHIDTFTETGVDLVSGESIEADIVVTATGLKLKMFGGMAPSVDGEEVDLSEQFIWNGAMITGVPNFAVCIGYTNASWTLRADLTSRLVAKVLNFMSDRDYAAVVPETDGDMEERPLLELSSGYVQRSIGAFPKQGDSGPWQVRQNYILDAATTMRTDLTEHLAATPRSTGRQPQARQAS; encoded by the coding sequence ATGACGATCCCGGCTGCCGCTCCGTTCCTGCCCGACCACGTGTCCGTCGTCGTCGTCGGCGCCGGACTGTCCGGCATCGGCGCCGGCTACCGGCTGCAGACCGAGTGCCCCGACCGCGACTACCTGATCCTGGAGTCGCGCGAGGCCATGGGCGGCACCTGGGACCTGTTCCGCTACCCCGGCATCCGCTCGGACTCCGACATGTACACGCTCGGGTACCCGTTCAAGCCGTGGACGGACCGGCAGTCCATCGCCGACGGCGGCAGCATCCTCGACTACATCCAGGAGACCGCCGCCGAGTTCGGCATCGACGAGAAGATCCGGTACGGCGTGCAGGTCACGGGCGCGGACTACTCGACCGCCGACGCGCGATGGACCCTGAGCCTGCGTACGCCCACGGGTGAGCGCACCATCACCTGCGACTTCGTCTACTCCTGCGCGGGCTACTACGACTACGAGCAGCCCCACGACCCCGAGCTGGTCGGGCTCGACGACTTCGGCGGGCAGGTCGTGCACCCGCAGTTCTGGCCCGAGGACCTCGACGTCGCGGGCAAGAAGGTCGTCGTCATCGGGTCCGGCGCCACCGCCGTCACGCTCGTCCCCAGCCTCGCCGCGCTCGGCACCGAGCACGTCACGATGCTGCAGCGCACCCCGTCGTGGATCGCCGCGGTGCCGGCCCAGGACAAGCTGGCCAACACCCTGATGTCCAAGCTCCCCGAGAAGCTGGCCTACCGCATCGTGCGCAGCAAGAACATCGCGTTCTCGATCGGCTTCTACCAGTTCTGCCAGACCCGGCCCGCAGCCGCCCGCAAGCTGCTGCACGCCCAGCTGCGCAAGATCCTCGGCGACCAGAAGATGATCGACGAGCACTTCACCCCGCCGTACGACCCCTGGGACCAGCGCCTGTGCGCCGTGCCGAGCGCCGACCTGTTCAAGGCGCTGAAGAAGGGCAGCGCCTCGATCGTCACCGACCACATCGACACCTTCACCGAGACCGGAGTCGACCTCGTCTCGGGCGAGAGCATCGAGGCCGACATCGTGGTGACCGCGACCGGGCTGAAGCTGAAGATGTTCGGCGGCATGGCCCCGAGCGTCGACGGCGAGGAGGTCGACCTCTCCGAGCAGTTCATCTGGAACGGCGCCATGATCACGGGCGTCCCGAACTTCGCCGTCTGCATCGGCTACACCAACGCCTCCTGGACACTGCGCGCCGACCTGACCTCGCGCCTGGTGGCCAAGGTCCTGAACTTCATGTCCGACCGCGACTACGCGGCCGTGGTGCCCGAGACCGACGGCGACATGGAGGAGCGGCCCCTGCTGGAGCTCTCCTCGGGATACGTGCAACGCTCCATCGGGGCGTTCCCGAAGCAGGGGGACTCCGGCCCCTGGCAGGTGCGCCAGAACTACATCCTCGACGCCGCCACCACGATGCGCACCGACCTCACCGAGCACCTCGCGGCGACGCCGCGGTCGACCGGGCGTCAGCCCCAGGCGCGTCAGGCGAGCTGA
- a CDS encoding DUF2079 domain-containing protein, whose translation MSGAARRWAYALLGLLAAVAGTAYAAVPLLRWRQVLTPSWDNAIFSQALISYASGELPTATIKGPGFALLGDHFSPAVAVLTPLWWAWPDGRVLLLAQAVLLAFSMVVIGRAAVQRLGAVPGLAMSVAYAGSFAIAAAVAVDFHEVTLAVPLLALAGAAWLRDDIRAVIGWSLPLLLVKEDLGATVAAVGLVLLLDRRRRHPRAGTALLVGGLVAAALTVLVVVPALGQGGYDYLAGFEGSASTTSGAVGLDGLTAGWGTKLTTLLVTLGSVAFLALLSPWALLLLPTLAWRFAGDNATYWGTDWHYSLVLAPVLAVAAVDALERLRGRGRPRGPAAAAARVAPLAAVGATLGLAWGGPYATLLDPGSYATTARTADARTVQATLPRGSVVESDIGLITRLVADHRTWWVGTAPAGLDPDYVVVDQVYGGWSGPVDPVAFAEEKHAGTAYDLLLRAGDFAVARRVSSPDAPGADARSTAASPRGAR comes from the coding sequence GTGAGCGGTGCCGCCCGGCGGTGGGCGTACGCGCTCCTCGGGTTGCTCGCGGCCGTGGCCGGCACGGCGTACGCGGCCGTCCCGCTGCTGCGGTGGCGGCAGGTGCTCACCCCCTCGTGGGACAACGCGATCTTCAGCCAGGCCCTGATCTCCTACGCCTCCGGTGAGCTGCCGACGGCGACCATCAAGGGGCCGGGCTTCGCCCTGCTCGGCGACCACTTCTCCCCCGCGGTCGCGGTGCTGACGCCGTTGTGGTGGGCGTGGCCGGACGGCCGCGTGCTGCTGCTCGCGCAGGCCGTCCTGCTGGCGTTCTCCATGGTCGTGATCGGGCGGGCCGCGGTGCAGCGGCTCGGTGCAGTCCCGGGGCTGGCGATGAGCGTCGCGTACGCGGGCTCGTTCGCGATCGCCGCCGCGGTGGCCGTGGACTTCCACGAGGTCACGCTCGCGGTCCCGCTGCTCGCCCTGGCCGGTGCGGCCTGGCTGCGCGACGACATCCGCGCCGTGATCGGCTGGTCGCTGCCGTTGCTGCTCGTCAAGGAGGACCTGGGAGCCACGGTCGCGGCCGTGGGTCTGGTGCTGCTGCTGGACCGTCGTCGGCGCCACCCCCGCGCGGGCACCGCGCTGCTGGTCGGCGGCCTGGTCGCCGCCGCGCTGACCGTGCTCGTGGTCGTGCCGGCGCTCGGGCAGGGCGGCTACGACTACCTCGCCGGCTTCGAGGGTTCGGCCTCGACGACCTCGGGCGCCGTCGGCCTCGACGGGCTCACGGCGGGGTGGGGCACCAAGCTGACGACGCTGCTGGTGACACTGGGGTCCGTCGCGTTCCTCGCGCTGCTCTCGCCCTGGGCGCTGCTGCTGCTCCCGACGCTGGCCTGGCGCTTCGCCGGTGACAACGCGACCTACTGGGGCACGGACTGGCACTACTCGCTGGTGCTCGCCCCCGTGCTCGCCGTCGCCGCCGTCGACGCGCTCGAGCGGCTGCGTGGGCGCGGGCGCCCCCGTGGTCCGGCGGCCGCAGCGGCGCGCGTCGCCCCCCTGGCCGCGGTCGGCGCCACCCTCGGGCTGGCCTGGGGCGGTCCGTACGCGACCCTCCTCGACCCCGGCTCGTACGCCACCACGGCGCGCACGGCCGACGCCCGGACCGTGCAGGCGACGCTGCCCCGCGGCAGCGTCGTGGAGAGCGACATCGGCCTCATCACCCGGTTGGTCGCCGACCACCGGACCTGGTGGGTGGGCACCGCCCCGGCCGGGCTTGATCCCGACTACGTGGTCGTGGACCAGGTGTACGGCGGCTGGTCCGGGCCGGTCGATCCCGTGGCGTTCGCCGAGGAGAAGCACGCCGGCACCGCGTACGACCTGCTGCTCCGGGCGGGTGACTTCGCCGTCGCCCGGCGCGTCAGCTCGCCTGACGCGCCTGGGGCTGACGCCCGGTCGACCGCGGCGTCGCCGCGAGGTGCTCGGTGA
- a CDS encoding Rho termination factor yields MASDNTPDHGPSVKDDEFYEELREEGKSKSTAAAIANAAADESREEVGRRGGKQPAYEEWSKDELYERAQELDVDGRSDMSKDELIEALRDQ; encoded by the coding sequence ATGGCGAGCGACAACACCCCCGACCACGGCCCGAGCGTCAAGGACGACGAGTTCTACGAGGAGCTCCGTGAGGAGGGCAAGAGCAAGTCGACGGCTGCGGCGATCGCGAACGCGGCGGCGGACGAGTCCCGCGAGGAGGTGGGCCGCCGCGGCGGCAAGCAGCCGGCGTACGAGGAGTGGAGCAAGGACGAGCTCTACGAGCGCGCCCAGGAGCTCGACGTCGACGGCCGCTCCGACATGAGCAAGGACGAGCTCATCGAGGCGCTCCGGGACCAGTGA
- a CDS encoding pyridoxamine 5'-phosphate oxidase family protein: MSHLHDDQDTSTATEEDVAKIRDLVKDAKICMLTTINADDMLVSRPMSTQQIEFDGAAWFFAKADQPKVAEIEANPHVNAAYSESAYVSMSGHAEIVRDDAKKKDLWNDQAAAWLQAEPTDDSVVLIKVVPDTVEYWDTPSTPSTILGRLKAKVTGDRPDGGENDTVDL; the protein is encoded by the coding sequence ATGTCGCACCTGCACGACGACCAGGACACGTCCACCGCCACCGAGGAGGACGTCGCGAAGATCCGCGACCTGGTGAAGGACGCGAAGATCTGCATGCTCACCACGATCAACGCCGACGACATGCTCGTCTCCCGCCCGATGTCGACCCAGCAGATCGAGTTCGACGGCGCCGCCTGGTTCTTCGCGAAGGCCGACCAGCCGAAGGTCGCGGAGATCGAGGCGAACCCGCACGTCAACGCCGCCTACAGCGAGTCGGCGTACGTCTCGATGTCGGGTCACGCCGAGATCGTGCGCGACGACGCGAAGAAGAAGGACCTGTGGAACGACCAGGCCGCCGCCTGGCTGCAGGCCGAGCCGACCGACGACTCGGTGGTGCTGATCAAGGTCGTGCCCGACACCGTGGAGTACTGGGACACGCCCTCGACCCCGTCGACGATCCTGGGCCGGCTGAAGGCCAAGGTCACCGGCGACCGCCCCGACGGTGGGGAGAACGACACCGTCGACCTCTGA
- a CDS encoding S8 family serine peptidase — MSRTTRRRGARPTRALAATAGLALAVTGLAVTGPVTATAAPSENSDAPGRLAKQADGAVVAQLSLAPLATSKAVARGRDGEVAQGAQKTRNARAQLAQQRNELRRWLKQNAPSVTITGQFDFALNGVALELNGTPSATVADAPGVVSVTQQQTYAPLAEAAPSRYTVADDPDLDLVDAPEGWTATGASADDTTAPSTWAGAGVRVGIIDSGIDVTHPCFDDTGFAQTQQLGEKAYTNNKVVVAKVFNNKARNLGLDAEAVDSHGTHVAGTVACNLLTPAEVEGVEIPYDPSGVAPGALLGNYNVFPGAVASARSEDILNALDAAAADGMDVLNMSLGGGYSGRQDLLTTAVDNLDRAGIVVAVANGNDGPGYFTGGSPGNAERALTAAASSVGHILGVPLRDADGERLAVAAAGDFPVPEDSFTGTAVALTGSNAATGLSEACTSVPAAPEGDAVALISRGTCAFADKLRVVEAAGYEAAVVVNNAPGDPIAMGGDGLAPEPQVFAVMAPLDARDALVATDGEELTIDGFSYVRTGNDDQLASFSSWGPTRVGYRIKPDVTAPGANVLSSVPAGECSDSGDFDPSIGCWAFFSGTSMATPHLAGMAAVVLADRPGLDAYAVRSAIVNTADRTGVTDTDGTAVTDVQKVGSGLAQLDAAVDSTLALDRPSISFGATPSGSGKTLRETVRVTNISDSGLLTKPVVTGDDGGFYSVTGPDRLDAGATGSYTVTFAAPKGAAGDPGTGFTQAVLDFGNEAHMALFAALK; from the coding sequence TTGTCACGCACCACCCGTCGCCGCGGCGCCCGCCCCACGCGGGCCCTCGCGGCCACCGCCGGCCTCGCGCTGGCCGTCACCGGACTGGCCGTCACCGGTCCCGTCACCGCGACCGCGGCGCCGTCGGAGAACTCCGACGCCCCCGGTCGGCTCGCGAAGCAGGCGGACGGCGCCGTCGTCGCACAGCTCTCGCTCGCCCCCCTGGCCACCAGCAAGGCCGTCGCGCGCGGCCGCGACGGCGAGGTCGCCCAGGGCGCCCAGAAGACCAGGAACGCCCGTGCCCAGCTCGCACAGCAGCGCAACGAGCTGCGCCGGTGGCTGAAGCAGAACGCCCCGTCGGTGACGATCACCGGCCAGTTCGACTTCGCCCTCAACGGCGTCGCCCTCGAGCTGAACGGCACCCCGTCCGCCACGGTCGCCGACGCCCCCGGCGTCGTCTCGGTGACGCAGCAGCAGACGTACGCGCCGCTCGCCGAGGCCGCGCCGAGCCGCTACACGGTCGCGGACGACCCGGACCTCGACCTCGTCGACGCTCCCGAGGGCTGGACCGCCACCGGCGCCTCGGCCGACGACACGACCGCCCCCAGCACGTGGGCCGGCGCCGGCGTCCGCGTCGGCATCATCGACTCCGGCATCGACGTCACCCACCCCTGCTTCGACGACACCGGCTTCGCACAGACCCAGCAGCTGGGCGAGAAGGCGTACACGAACAACAAGGTCGTCGTCGCGAAGGTCTTCAACAACAAGGCGCGCAACCTCGGGCTGGACGCCGAGGCCGTGGACTCCCACGGCACGCACGTCGCCGGCACGGTCGCCTGCAACCTGCTGACCCCTGCCGAGGTCGAGGGCGTCGAGATCCCGTACGACCCCTCCGGCGTCGCCCCCGGCGCGCTGCTCGGCAACTACAACGTCTTCCCGGGTGCGGTCGCGAGCGCCCGTTCCGAGGACATCCTGAACGCGTTGGACGCCGCCGCCGCAGACGGCATGGACGTGCTCAACATGAGCCTGGGCGGCGGCTACTCCGGCCGCCAGGACCTGCTGACCACCGCCGTGGACAACCTCGACCGCGCCGGCATCGTCGTCGCCGTCGCGAACGGCAACGACGGCCCGGGCTACTTCACCGGCGGCTCGCCGGGCAACGCGGAACGGGCCCTGACCGCCGCCGCCAGCTCGGTGGGCCACATCCTCGGCGTGCCGCTGCGCGACGCCGACGGCGAGCGCCTCGCCGTCGCCGCCGCGGGCGACTTCCCGGTGCCCGAGGACTCCTTCACCGGCACCGCCGTCGCGCTGACCGGCTCCAACGCCGCCACCGGCCTGAGCGAGGCCTGCACCAGCGTGCCCGCGGCGCCCGAGGGCGACGCGGTCGCCCTCATCAGCCGCGGCACCTGCGCCTTCGCCGACAAGCTGCGCGTGGTCGAGGCCGCGGGGTACGAGGCCGCCGTCGTGGTGAACAACGCCCCGGGGGACCCCATTGCGATGGGTGGCGACGGCCTCGCCCCCGAGCCGCAGGTCTTCGCGGTGATGGCCCCGCTCGACGCCAGGGACGCCCTGGTGGCGACCGACGGCGAGGAGCTCACCATCGACGGCTTCAGCTACGTGCGCACCGGCAACGACGACCAGCTCGCGAGCTTCTCGAGCTGGGGACCGACCCGCGTGGGCTACCGCATCAAGCCCGACGTGACCGCTCCGGGCGCCAACGTGCTCTCCAGCGTGCCGGCAGGCGAGTGCTCGGACTCGGGAGACTTCGACCCGAGCATCGGGTGCTGGGCCTTCTTCTCCGGCACCTCCATGGCCACGCCGCACCTCGCGGGCATGGCCGCGGTCGTCCTCGCGGACCGTCCCGGGCTCGACGCGTACGCCGTGCGCTCGGCGATCGTCAACACCGCTGACCGCACGGGTGTCACCGACACCGACGGCACGGCCGTGACCGACGTGCAGAAGGTCGGCTCCGGCCTCGCCCAGCTCGACGCCGCTGTCGACTCCACGCTGGCCCTCGACCGGCCCAGCATCTCCTTCGGCGCGACCCCGTCGGGCAGCGGGAAGACGCTGCGGGAGACCGTGCGGGTGACCAACATCAGCGACTCCGGTCTGCTCACCAAGCCGGTCGTCACCGGCGACGACGGCGGCTTCTACTCCGTGACCGGTCCCGATCGGCTCGATGCCGGTGCGACCGGGTCGTACACGGTGACCTTCGCGGCACCGAAGGGCGCGGCGGGAGACCCCGGGACGGGCTTCACCCAGGCCGTGCTTGACTTCGGCAACGAGGCACACATGGCGCTGTTCGCAGCGCTGAAGTGA
- a CDS encoding MBL fold metallo-hydrolase, with protein sequence MSVHSRRTQPRGAPMPHPAVVTIETSGLGDRSYLAHDGEVALVVDPQRDIDRVLELAAEHGVRITHVFETHIHNDYVSGGLALARETGAAYHVNADDDVDFDRVGVRDGDRVRVSEAMGVRVVATPGHTHTHLSFVLEGPDGVSGAFTGGSLLIGATGRPDLLGPDHTQQLVRDQWSSARRLADALPDETPVLPTHGFGSFCSANPSDADSSTIGREKQVNPVLLKQQEDYVAELLAGLEAYPAYYAHMGPANAAGPGAPDLSAPAAADVAAIRRAIDAGEWVVDLRTRSAFAAGHVPGTLNFGTDGPFVTYLGWLIPWGTPLTLLGESAEQVAEAQRELVRIGIDRPAAYATGGPEEWTDGDLASFERSDFAGLAAALRAGEDLVVLDVRRAKEHAGDHIEGSLNVPIHHVLAHLDDIPRERLWVHCAGGYRASVVAGILAAHGHDVVAVDDPYTSVADTDLPTRSAA encoded by the coding sequence ATGTCCGTACATTCGAGACGCACCCAGCCACGAGGAGCACCCATGCCACACCCCGCCGTCGTCACCATCGAGACCTCCGGTCTCGGCGACCGCAGCTACCTCGCCCACGACGGCGAGGTCGCCCTGGTCGTCGACCCGCAGCGCGACATCGACCGCGTGCTCGAGCTCGCGGCCGAGCACGGCGTACGCATCACCCACGTCTTCGAGACCCACATCCACAACGACTACGTCTCCGGCGGCCTCGCGCTGGCCCGCGAGACCGGCGCGGCCTACCACGTGAACGCCGACGACGACGTCGACTTCGACCGGGTCGGGGTGCGCGACGGCGACCGCGTACGCGTCTCCGAGGCCATGGGCGTCCGCGTCGTCGCGACCCCGGGCCACACCCACACCCACCTCTCGTTCGTGCTGGAAGGCCCCGACGGTGTGTCGGGCGCCTTCACCGGTGGATCGCTGCTGATCGGCGCGACCGGTCGTCCCGACCTGCTCGGGCCGGACCACACCCAGCAGCTCGTCCGCGACCAGTGGAGCTCGGCACGACGCCTGGCCGACGCCCTGCCCGACGAGACGCCGGTGCTGCCGACCCACGGGTTCGGCTCGTTCTGCTCGGCGAACCCCTCCGACGCCGACTCCTCCACCATCGGCCGGGAGAAGCAGGTCAACCCGGTGCTGCTGAAGCAGCAGGAGGACTACGTCGCCGAGCTGCTCGCCGGTCTCGAGGCCTACCCCGCCTACTACGCCCACATGGGCCCGGCCAACGCCGCGGGCCCCGGGGCGCCCGACCTCTCCGCGCCCGCCGCCGCGGACGTCGCGGCGATCCGGCGCGCCATCGACGCGGGCGAGTGGGTGGTGGACCTGCGTACGCGCTCCGCCTTCGCCGCGGGCCACGTGCCGGGCACGCTCAACTTCGGCACCGACGGGCCGTTCGTGACCTACCTCGGCTGGCTGATCCCGTGGGGCACGCCGCTCACGCTGCTGGGTGAGAGCGCCGAGCAGGTCGCCGAGGCCCAGCGCGAGCTCGTACGCATCGGCATCGACCGTCCTGCCGCGTACGCCACCGGTGGGCCCGAGGAGTGGACCGACGGCGACCTCGCCTCCTTCGAGAGGTCGGACTTCGCCGGTCTCGCCGCGGCCCTGCGCGCCGGGGAGGACCTGGTCGTGCTCGACGTACGCCGCGCCAAGGAGCACGCCGGCGACCACATCGAGGGCTCGCTGAACGTGCCGATCCACCACGTGCTCGCCCACCTCGACGACATCCCCCGCGAGCGCCTGTGGGTGCACTGCGCCGGCGGCTACCGCGCCTCGGTCGTGGCCGGGATCCTCGCCGCGCACGGGCACGACGTCGTCGCGGTCGACGACCCGTACACCTCGGTCGCGGACACCGACCTGCCCACCCGCTCGGCCGCCTGA